Proteins from a genomic interval of Buchnera aphidicola (Brachycaudus cardui):
- the dksA gene encoding RNA polymerase-binding protein DksA, with protein MEKEKNKKTSSLNVLSIAGLKPYKKKIDEKYMNEDQMLHFYKILETWKNQLQDEINHTLLYIQDKATNFPDPIDRATQEEEFSLELRNRDRSRKLIKKIEVTLKKINEKDFGYCDSCGIEIGIRRLEARPTANLCIDCKTLAEIREKQMTG; from the coding sequence ATGGAAAAAGAAAAAAACAAAAAAACATCATCTTTAAATGTTCTTTCAATTGCAGGTTTAAAACCCTATAAAAAAAAAATAGACGAAAAATACATGAATGAAGATCAAATGTTACACTTTTATAAAATTCTTGAGACATGGAAAAATCAACTACAAGATGAAATCAACCATACGCTACTCTATATACAAGATAAAGCTACTAATTTTCCTGATCCTATTGATCGGGCAACACAAGAAGAAGAATTTAGCTTAGAACTAAGAAATCGAGATCGTAGTCGAAAATTAATTAAAAAAATTGAAGTAACTTTAAAAAAAATTAACGAAAAAGATTTTGGTTATTGTGATTCCTGTGGTATTGAAATTGGAATTCGTCGTTTAGAAGCTAGACCGACTGCAAATCTTTGTATCGATTGTAAGACATTAGCAGAAATTAGAGAAAAGCAAATGACTGGTTAG
- the truA gene encoding tRNA pseudouridine(38-40) synthase TruA has product MIKKNVKKFALGVEYDGSFYHGWQRQNTVSSIQEQIEKALSIIANHKIDVVCAGRTDAGVHSIGQVIHFNTTAIRKKSSWTIGVNRYLSKDIAVVWIKEVPEDFHARYSAITRSYRYIIYNHRFRSAIFRNRFNHVYKSLNVNKMNIEAQCLLGEHDFTSFRARNCQSRSSWRKIIKLNVWRYADLVVIDIIADSFLYHMVRNIVGSLIEIGMSKKKEFWIQELLQKKNRIYAGPTAPAKGLYLLFVQYPLRFNLPQVTYNSIFIK; this is encoded by the coding sequence ATGATAAAAAAAAATGTTAAAAAATTTGCTTTAGGAGTTGAATATGATGGAAGTTTTTATCATGGATGGCAACGTCAAAATACAGTATCTAGTATTCAAGAACAAATAGAAAAAGCTTTGTCTATCATTGCTAATCATAAGATAGATGTTGTATGTGCAGGTAGAACTGATGCTGGAGTTCATAGTATAGGACAAGTCATTCATTTTAATACTACAGCTATTCGAAAAAAATCATCTTGGACAATAGGAGTCAACCGTTATTTATCTAAAGATATTGCTGTTGTCTGGATTAAAGAAGTTCCAGAAGATTTTCATGCACGTTACAGTGCTATTACACGTTCTTATCGTTATATAATATATAATCATCGTTTTCGTTCTGCTATTTTTCGAAATAGATTTAATCATGTTTATAAGAGTCTCAATGTAAATAAAATGAACATTGAAGCTCAATGTTTGTTAGGAGAACATGATTTTACATCTTTTCGAGCAAGAAATTGTCAGTCACGTTCCTCTTGGAGGAAAATTATAAAACTAAATGTATGGCGTTACGCAGATTTAGTCGTAATTGATATTATAGCTGATTCGTTTTTATATCATATGGTTCGTAATATAGTTGGTTCCTTAATTGAAATTGGAATGTCTAAAAAAAAAGAGTTTTGGATACAAGAATTATTACAAAAAAAAAATAGAATTTATGCTGGACCTACAGCGCCAGCTAAAGGTTTATATCTATTATTTGTACAGTATCCTTTACGTTTTAATTTACCACAAGTAACATATAATTCTATTTTTATTAAGTAA
- the mrcB gene encoding penicillin-binding protein 1B has translation MFFYVYKCKKKRKILIKILFLIFILIILYGFYLYEKIGQSIQGKVWSFPTSIYGRIVNLEPGNPYSQKEILSLLKGTMYRQVHTVMLPGEYSIKDNTIDFIRRSFDFPDIKEGEFHTRLSFKEGILKEIKNIENNRNFSFFRLEPKLITMLKSSQGKKRIFIPRNKYPEILVKTLLAIEDRYFYEHDGINISSIGRAFLVNAIAGRAIQGGSTLTQQLVKNLFLTNTRSILRKINEMYMALILDCFYTKDRILELYLNEVYLGQDGDEQIRGFPLASIYYFGRPIDELSLEQYALLVGMVKGASLYSPWAHPISALKRRNLVLFSLYNQKYITKDIYRKLCKRGLNVQSKGNIIAPHPSFIQLVQSELQKKITTSIENISGIKIFTTLDSISQNAVEQAVKIEIPILKQKKGLKDLEVAMIVMDKFTGEIQALIGSAKPEFNGYNRALKSRRSIGSLSKPITYLTALSEPNKYHLNTWISDHPIAIKLDNGQYWMPKNNNYRFSGKVMLLDALIHSINIPTVNLSIDIGLKKLVDSWLHLGVSKNHITPFPSISLGAINLTPIETAQVFQIIASGGYKSLLSSVRSVISDDGKVLYQSIPQKKHIVSSEASYLTLYAMQQVVEHGTAKLLGKHFKEFSLAGKTGTTNNLVDNWFVGIDGKTIVIIWIGRDNNKTTKLYSSSGAMQIYRKYLEYQRPVPLVLQPPKGINMFYINKLGKLFCNKNNDHDRSLPIWSLNNQTICHDGKLLEQSLETRNKKDFLFWLKHLFL, from the coding sequence ATATTTTTTTATGTATATAAATGTAAAAAAAAAAGAAAAATTTTAATAAAAATACTTTTTTTAATATTTATTTTAATTATATTGTATGGCTTTTATTTGTACGAAAAAATAGGACAATCAATTCAAGGTAAAGTATGGAGTTTTCCTACATCAATATATGGACGTATAGTTAATTTAGAACCAGGTAATCCATATTCTCAGAAAGAAATATTAAGTCTTTTAAAAGGCACTATGTATAGACAAGTGCATACTGTGATGTTACCGGGTGAATATAGTATAAAAGATAACACTATAGATTTTATACGACGTTCTTTTGATTTTCCAGATATTAAAGAAGGTGAATTTCATACACGATTATCTTTTAAAGAAGGTATTTTAAAAGAAATTAAAAATATTGAAAATAATCGTAATTTTAGTTTTTTCCGTTTAGAACCTAAATTAATCACTATGTTAAAATCTTCTCAAGGGAAAAAACGTATATTTATTCCTCGTAATAAATATCCAGAAATTTTAGTTAAAACACTATTGGCTATTGAAGACAGATATTTTTATGAACATGATGGTATTAATATATCTTCTATAGGTCGCGCTTTTTTAGTAAATGCTATAGCAGGTCGAGCAATTCAAGGAGGTAGTACTCTTACTCAACAATTAGTAAAAAATCTTTTTTTAACTAATACACGTTCTATTTTAAGAAAAATCAACGAAATGTATATGGCTTTGATTTTAGACTGTTTTTATACAAAAGATAGAATTTTAGAATTATATTTAAATGAAGTATATTTAGGTCAAGATGGTGATGAGCAAATAAGGGGATTTCCACTTGCAAGTATTTATTATTTCGGTCGTCCAATAGATGAGTTAAGCTTAGAACAGTATGCGTTATTAGTTGGAATGGTAAAAGGAGCTTCTTTATATAGTCCTTGGGCTCATCCTATTTCTGCATTAAAAAGAAGAAATTTAGTCTTATTTTCATTATATAATCAAAAATACATTACTAAAGATATATATAGAAAATTATGTAAAAGAGGATTAAATGTTCAATCTAAAGGTAATATTATTGCACCTCATCCTTCTTTTATACAACTTGTACAATCTGAATTACAAAAAAAAATTACTACTTCCATAGAAAATATTTCAGGTATAAAAATATTTACTACTTTAGATTCTATATCACAAAATGCAGTAGAACAAGCTGTAAAAATAGAAATTCCTATATTAAAACAAAAAAAGGGATTAAAAGATTTAGAAGTTGCCATGATAGTCATGGATAAATTCACTGGTGAGATTCAAGCACTGATTGGAAGCGCTAAGCCAGAATTTAACGGCTATAATCGTGCTTTAAAATCTCGACGTTCAATTGGTTCATTGTCTAAGCCGATAACATATTTAACTGCTTTATCAGAACCAAATAAATATCATTTAAATACTTGGATTTCTGATCATCCTATTGCTATTAAATTAGATAATGGTCAATATTGGATGCCAAAAAATAATAATTATCGTTTTAGTGGAAAAGTAATGTTATTAGATGCTTTAATTCATTCAATAAATATTCCAACAGTTAATTTAAGTATAGATATAGGTTTAAAAAAACTAGTTGATAGTTGGTTACATTTAGGTGTTTCTAAAAATCATATTACTCCTTTTCCATCTATATCTTTAGGAGCTATTAATTTAACACCGATTGAAACTGCACAAGTATTCCAAATAATTGCTAGCGGTGGTTATAAATCATTATTATCTTCAGTTAGATCTGTGATATCTGATGATGGTAAAGTATTATATCAAAGTATACCTCAAAAAAAACATATAGTTTCTTCTGAAGCATCTTATTTAACATTATACGCTATGCAGCAAGTAGTTGAGCATGGAACAGCTAAATTATTAGGTAAACATTTTAAGGAATTTTCTTTAGCAGGAAAAACTGGGACTACAAATAATTTAGTAGATAATTGGTTTGTAGGTATTGATGGTAAAACAATTGTAATTATTTGGATTGGAAGAGACAATAATAAAACAACAAAATTATATAGTTCTTCCGGAGCAATGCAAATTTATCGAAAATACCTTGAATATCAACGTCCAGTACCATTAGTATTGCAACCTCCAAAAGGTATTAATATGTTTTATATAAATAAATTAGGAAAATTATTTTGTAATAAAAATAATGATCATGATCGATCTTTACCCATATGGTCTTTAAATAATCAAACTATTTGTCATGATGGTAAATTATTAGAACAGAGTCTTGAAACAAGAAATAAAAAAGATTTTCTATTTTGGTTAAAACATTTATTTTTATAA
- the secA gene encoding preprotein translocase subunit SecA produces the protein MLIKFFTKIFGNRNNRILKKLKKIVYSTNQLEKNFEKLSDKKLKEHTKLFRLRLSQGETLDDLLPEAFATVREASKRVFNMRHFDVQILGGIVLNKRCVAEMRTGEGKTLTSTLPAYLNALSGKGVHIVTMNDYLARRDAEKNTPLFQFLGLKVGLNLSEMSFFSKREAYLSDITYGTNNEYGFDYLRDNMVFSPEERVQRELNYALVDEVDSILIDEARTPLIISGPSEDSSELYKEIDAIVPLLILQKKEDSEIFRGTGHFSIDEKSKQVHLTERGLIKIEKILFEKKLMNIGESLYSSNNIILMHHVLSALRAHTLFVRDVDYLIKDNNIVIVDEHTGRTMPGRRWSDGLHQAIEAKENVPIKSENQTLASITFQNYFRLYKKISGMTGTALTESFEFSSIYNLDTIVIPTNKPMIRKDMSDLVYITNKEKINSIIKDIQKCITLNRPVLVGTVSIEKSEIISKELKRLKIHHSVLNAKFHAKEAEIIAQAGKPKSITIATNMAGRGTDIVLGGNLEVELNRHSNITLENIEKIKKKWQKEHNLVVSAGGLHIIGTERHESRRIDNQLIGRSGRQGDNGSSRFYLSMEDSLMRIFASEKIVQMMRKLGVSLNEAIEHPWVTKAIENAQKKVESRNFDIRKQLLEYDDIINEQRRTIYFQRNKLIDAKDIKIIINDIFKDVLTKIIFLYVPHSIIKNKSNISDLEKKINVDFHLNIPILDWLNEQPTLNTTELIKKVINFSKIQYQNKEQLIGVNNMRIIEKSIMLQTLDSLWREHLSAIDYLRQGIHLRGYAQKDPKQEYKRESFNMFSNMLELLKYEVVSFLSKINLSYSKKYMNLNKDSIIHSHNKISRNTLCICGSGKKYKYCHGSL, from the coding sequence ATGTTAATTAAATTTTTTACTAAAATATTTGGTAACCGGAATAATCGTATTTTAAAGAAGTTAAAAAAAATTGTATATTCTACTAATCAGTTAGAAAAGAATTTTGAAAAATTATCGGATAAAAAATTAAAAGAACATACCAAATTATTTCGTTTACGATTAAGTCAGGGTGAAACTTTAGATGATTTACTACCAGAAGCTTTTGCTACAGTTAGAGAGGCAAGCAAGCGTGTCTTTAATATGCGTCATTTTGATGTTCAAATTCTTGGAGGTATAGTTTTAAATAAAAGATGTGTTGCAGAAATGCGCACAGGTGAAGGAAAAACTTTAACATCTACTTTACCAGCTTATTTAAATGCATTAAGTGGAAAAGGTGTTCATATAGTTACTATGAATGATTATTTAGCTCGAAGAGATGCTGAAAAAAATACTCCATTATTTCAATTTCTTGGTTTAAAAGTAGGATTGAATTTATCTGAAATGTCTTTTTTTTCTAAACGAGAAGCTTATTTATCTGATATTACTTATGGTACTAATAATGAATATGGCTTTGATTATTTACGTGATAATATGGTTTTTTCTCCTGAAGAAAGAGTGCAAAGAGAACTTAATTATGCATTAGTAGATGAAGTAGATTCTATTCTAATAGATGAAGCGAGAACACCTTTAATTATTTCAGGACCATCAGAAGATAGTTCTGAACTATATAAAGAAATTGATGCTATTGTTCCTCTTTTAATTCTTCAAAAAAAAGAAGATTCAGAAATTTTCCGTGGTACAGGTCATTTTTCTATTGATGAAAAATCAAAACAAGTACATTTGACAGAAAGAGGATTAATTAAGATTGAGAAAATATTATTTGAAAAAAAATTAATGAATATAGGTGAATCTTTATATTCTTCGAATAATATAATATTAATGCATCATGTGTTATCTGCATTACGTGCTCATACATTGTTTGTACGAGATGTTGATTATCTTATAAAAGATAACAATATTGTTATTGTAGATGAACATACCGGACGAACTATGCCAGGAAGAAGATGGTCAGATGGATTACATCAAGCAATAGAAGCTAAAGAAAATGTACCGATAAAAAGTGAAAATCAAACATTAGCGTCAATTACTTTTCAAAACTATTTTCGTTTATATAAAAAAATATCTGGTATGACAGGCACTGCTTTAACTGAATCTTTTGAGTTTAGTTCTATTTATAATTTAGACACTATTGTAATACCTACAAATAAACCCATGATACGTAAAGATATGTCTGATTTAGTATATATCACTAATAAAGAAAAAATCAATTCTATTATTAAAGATATACAGAAGTGTATAACGTTAAATAGACCAGTTTTAGTAGGTACAGTTTCCATTGAAAAATCAGAAATTATTTCTAAAGAGCTAAAAAGATTAAAGATTCATCATAGTGTTTTAAATGCTAAATTTCATGCAAAAGAAGCTGAAATTATAGCGCAAGCAGGAAAACCTAAATCAATTACAATTGCTACAAATATGGCTGGACGTGGTACAGATATAGTACTTGGTGGAAATTTAGAAGTTGAATTGAATCGACATTCAAATATTACTTTAGAAAATATAGAAAAAATCAAAAAAAAATGGCAAAAAGAACATAATTTAGTTGTTTCTGCAGGTGGATTACATATAATTGGTACTGAGCGTCATGAATCACGTCGTATTGATAATCAGTTAATAGGTCGTTCTGGTCGTCAAGGAGATAATGGTTCTTCACGTTTTTATCTTTCAATGGAAGATTCATTGATGAGAATTTTTGCATCTGAAAAAATTGTTCAGATGATGCGTAAGTTAGGAGTATCTTTAAACGAAGCAATTGAACATCCTTGGGTAACAAAAGCAATAGAAAATGCTCAGAAAAAAGTAGAAAGTCGAAATTTTGATATTAGAAAACAACTATTAGAGTATGATGATATTATTAATGAACAGCGTCGTACGATTTATTTTCAAAGGAATAAATTAATTGATGCAAAAGATATAAAAATAATTATTAATGATATTTTTAAGGATGTATTAACTAAAATTATCTTTTTATATGTCCCTCATAGCATTATAAAAAATAAATCGAATATTTCTGATTTAGAAAAAAAAATAAATGTTGATTTTCACTTAAATATTCCAATATTAGATTGGTTAAATGAACAACCTACTTTAAATACTACAGAATTAATAAAAAAAGTTATTAACTTTTCAAAAATACAGTATCAAAATAAAGAACAATTAATTGGTGTGAATAATATGCGAATAATAGAAAAATCTATTATGTTACAAACATTAGATTCTCTTTGGAGAGAACATTTGTCAGCTATAGATTATTTAAGACAAGGTATTCATTTACGTGGTTATGCTCAAAAAGATCCTAAACAAGAGTATAAACGAGAATCTTTTAATATGTTTTCTAACATGTTAGAATTATTAAAATATGAAGTAGTATCATTTCTTAGTAAGATTAATTTATCTTATTCAAAAAAGTATATGAATTTAAATAAAGACTCTATCATACATTCTCATAATAAAATTAGTCGTAATACGCTTTGTATATGTGGTTCAGGAAAAAAATATAAGTATTGCCATGGTAGTTTATAA
- a CDS encoding NUDIX domain-containing protein, which yields MNYTKVAIGILLKKNKVYITKGKYKKNIWEFPGGKVKKHENIVHALKRELLEEVGILILKFRFFKYVKYISLKKKLKLYFFLINKWKGEPYSKEGHVYIWIFLYNLKFFNFPLANDSVIHLLKKDIHFLK from the coding sequence ATGAATTATACAAAAGTAGCTATTGGTATTCTTTTAAAGAAAAATAAAGTATATATTACTAAAGGAAAATATAAAAAAAATATTTGGGAATTTCCAGGTGGAAAAGTAAAAAAACATGAAAATATAGTTCATGCCTTAAAAAGAGAATTGTTAGAAGAAGTTGGTATTTTAATATTAAAATTTCGTTTTTTTAAGTATGTAAAATATATTTCTCTTAAAAAAAAATTAAAATTATATTTTTTTCTAATTAACAAATGGAAAGGTGAACCTTATAGTAAAGAAGGCCACGTTTATATTTGGATATTTTTATACAATCTTAAATTTTTTAATTTTCCACTTGCAAATGATAGTGTTATACATCTTCTGAAAAAAGATATTCATTTTTTAAAATAG
- the coaE gene encoding dephospho-CoA kinase (Dephospho-CoA kinase (CoaE) performs the final step in coenzyme A biosynthesis.), with protein sequence MTYIVALTGGIGSGKTTISNGFKKIGVNIIDTDIIAKNIIQYNSKISNIIKKKFGKEILNTDNSINRILLRKKVFNNKHDRLWLENLLYPDIFQESKKQIKLIESNWCLWVVPLLVEKKLEKKVNRILLVDLPIQHQIKRTVKRDQISVQEAKKIISLQATRKERISIADDIILNTKKIEKIHKHIYYLNFFYSYLARKYSQQTTINIKKNYLTKFY encoded by the coding sequence ATGACTTATATTGTAGCACTTACTGGAGGTATTGGTAGCGGAAAAACTACTATCTCTAATGGTTTCAAAAAAATAGGCGTAAATATTATTGATACTGATATAATTGCAAAAAATATCATTCAATATAACTCTAAAATATCAAATATCATTAAAAAAAAATTTGGGAAGGAAATATTAAATACAGATAATTCAATTAATCGCATTTTACTTCGAAAAAAAGTTTTTAATAATAAGCATGATAGATTATGGCTAGAAAACTTATTATATCCTGATATTTTTCAAGAAAGTAAAAAACAGATCAAACTTATAGAATCAAATTGGTGCTTATGGGTCGTACCATTATTAGTTGAAAAAAAATTAGAAAAAAAAGTAAATCGCATACTCTTAGTAGACTTACCTATACAACATCAAATTAAACGTACAGTTAAAAGAGATCAAATTAGTGTACAAGAAGCAAAAAAAATTATTTCACTACAAGCCACTCGAAAAGAAAGAATTTCTATTGCAGATGATATTATTTTAAATACAAAAAAAATTGAAAAAATACATAAACATATTTATTATTTAAACTTTTTTTATTCATATTTAGCAAGAAAATATAGTCAACAAACAACAATCAATATAAAAAAAAATTATTTAACAAAATTTTATTAA
- a CDS encoding GMP reductase: MRIEEDIKLGFKDVLIRPKRSTLKSRSQVDLIRNFSFKYSSMIWSGIPIIAANMDTIGTFKMVKSLSDFNILTAVHKYYSLEDWKNFINSSSSHVLNHVIVSIGTANCDFIKIKKIFLLSSEIKYICIDVANGYSEHVVSFLKLIRDSFPDKIICAGNVVTGEMVEELILSGADIVKVGIGPGSVCTTRVKTGVGFPQLSAIIECADAAHGLGGQIISDGGCTVSGDIAKAFGGGADFVMLGGMLSGHKECAGEIVEENSKKYMLFYGMSSISAMQRYTGKIAGYRASEGKTVKIPFRGYVNATIRDILGGLRSSCTYVGAEKLKELTKRTTFIRVTEQENCIFNIFQE, from the coding sequence ATGCGTATTGAAGAAGATATTAAATTAGGTTTCAAAGATGTTTTAATTAGACCAAAACGTTCTACATTAAAAAGTCGTTCTCAAGTTGATCTTATTCGTAATTTTTCTTTTAAATATTCTTCTATGATATGGTCAGGAATTCCTATTATTGCAGCTAACATGGATACAATAGGAACATTTAAAATGGTAAAGTCTTTATCAGATTTTAATATACTTACTGCAGTTCATAAATATTATTCACTCGAAGATTGGAAAAATTTTATTAACTCATCATCTAGTCATGTATTAAATCATGTAATTGTATCAATTGGAACTGCTAATTGTGATTTTATAAAAATCAAAAAAATTTTTTTATTATCTTCTGAGATAAAATATATTTGTATTGATGTTGCTAACGGTTATTCCGAGCATGTAGTTTCTTTTTTAAAATTAATAAGAGATTCTTTTCCTGATAAAATTATTTGTGCCGGAAATGTTGTAACCGGAGAAATGGTAGAAGAATTGATACTTTCTGGGGCTGATATAGTTAAAGTAGGTATTGGACCAGGATCAGTTTGTACTACAAGAGTAAAAACTGGAGTTGGTTTTCCTCAATTATCAGCAATTATAGAATGTGCTGATGCAGCACATGGTTTAGGCGGTCAAATTATTAGTGATGGAGGATGCACTGTTTCAGGAGATATTGCTAAAGCTTTCGGAGGTGGAGCCGATTTTGTTATGTTAGGAGGTATGTTATCCGGTCATAAAGAGTGCGCAGGAGAGATAGTTGAAGAAAATTCAAAGAAATATATGTTGTTTTATGGTATGAGTTCTATTTCTGCAATGCAGCGTTATACAGGAAAAATTGCAGGATATCGTGCATCTGAAGGGAAAACAGTTAAAATACCTTTTCGTGGTTATGTTAATGCTACAATACGTGATATTTTAGGGGGATTACGTTCTTCTTGTACTTATGTAGGTGCAGAAAAATTAAAAGAGCTGACAAAAAGAACTACATTTATACGAGTAACTGAGCAAGAAAATTGTATTTTTAATATTTTTCAGGAATAA